The following coding sequences lie in one Cannabis sativa cultivar Pink pepper isolate KNU-18-1 chromosome 5, ASM2916894v1, whole genome shotgun sequence genomic window:
- the LOC115716284 gene encoding geraniol 8-hydroxylase: MTPTITSTTLLNFLKHNVDLTRVCFTLSAAAVVFLLLIHLKLRGKRASPPLPPGPRGLPLLGNLLSLDPELHSYFRDLAQTHGPILKLQLGNKVGIVITSPSLAREVLRENDVVFANRDVPVAGRIATYGGYDIVWTPYGPEWRMLRKVCVLKMLSNTTLDSVYELRRREVRQTVGYCYSRVGSPVNVGEQMFLTILNVITNMLWGGAVEGDERDSLGAEFRQIVSEMTDLLGKPNLSDFYPGLARFDLQGVGKQMTKLALRFDMMFEKLIAQRSSSSLKIRDERDSSGGGQNRDFLQYLLELKEEVDSKTPLTITHVKALLMDMVVGGSDTSSNTIEFAMAEIMNQPEILKRAQQELEAVIGKDNIVEESDIHKLPYLQAVMKETLRLHPVLPLLVPHCPSESCTVGGYTIPKGSRIFINVWATQRDPSIWENPLKFDPERFLNNSKWDFSGSDFNYIPFGSGRRICAGIAMAERMVMYSLATLLHSFNWELPRGEKMDLAEKFGIVLKKKIPLVAIPTPRLLDRSLYE; this comes from the exons ATGACGCCCACCATCACCAGCACAACCTTGCTAAACTTCTTGAAACATAACGTCGACTTGACGCGCGTGTGCTTCACTCTCTCCGCTGCTGCCGTTGTCTTCCTCCTACTAATTCATCTCAAATTACGGGGTAAACGGGCCTCCCCGCCGTTACCGCCAGGCCCACGTGGGCTGCCCTTATTGGGCAACCTTTTATCTCTGGATCCAGAGCTCCACAGCTACTTCAGAGATTTGGCCCAAACTCACGGCCCAATATTGAAGCTTCAGTTGGGGAACAAGGTTGGTATAGTTATCACCTCACCTTCTTTAGCTCGTGAAGTTTTAAGAGAAAACGACGTCGTTTTCGCTAATCGCGACGTCCCAGTCGCCGGCCGTATAGCCACCTATGGTGGATACGACATCGTTTGGACCCCGTACGGTCCTGAATGGCGTATGCTTAGAAAAGTCTGCGTTCTCAAGATGCTCAGCAATACCACCTTGGACTCCGTCTATGAACTCCGGCGCCGGGAGGTTCGTCAAACTGTTGGCTACTGTTACAGTCGGGTCGGGTCACCCGTTAACGTTGGGGAGCAGATGTTTCTGACCATTCTGAATGTGATTACGAATATGCTTTGGGGTGGGGCTGTGGAGGGAGACGAGAGAGATTCGTTGGGCGCTGAGTTTCGGCAGATTGTTTCTGAGATGACTGATCTTCTGGGTAAGCCTAATTTGTCGGACTTTTATCCGGGTCTTGCTCGGTTTGACCTTCAAGGGGTTGGAAAGCAAATGACTAAGCTGGCTCTTAGATTCGATATGATGTTCGAGAAATTGATTGCTCAACGTTCTTCTTCGTCTTTGAAGATTCGGGACGAGAGAGATAGTAGTGGTGGTGGTCAGAACAGAGATTTCTTGCAGTACTTGTTGGAATTGAAAGAAGAAGTTGATTCTAAAACACCATTGACGATTACCCATGTGAAAGCTTTGCTTATG GATATGGTTGTGGGTGGGAGTGACACATCCTCTAATACAATCGAGTTTGCCATGGCTGAAATCATGAACCAGCCAGAGATTTTAAAGAGAGCCCAACAAGAGTTAGAAGCTGTAATTGGCAAAGACAACATAGTAGAGGAGTCTGACATTCATAAGCTACCTTACTTACAAGCTGTGATGAAAGAAACTCTGAGGCTGCACCCAGTTCTACCATTGTTAGTGCCTCATTGCCCAAGTGAAAGTTGCACTGTGGGAGGCTACACCATTCCAAAAGGCTCTCGGATTTTCATCAATGTTTGGGCCACACAGAGAGACCCTTCCATCTGGGAGAATCCCCTCAAGTTTGATCCAGAGAGATTCTTGAACAACAGTAAATGGGACTTTAGTGGAAGTGACTTTAACTACATCCCATTTGGTTCTGGTAGAAGAATATGTGCAGGGATAGCCATGGCTGAGAGGATGGTGATGTATTCACTAGCTACTCTTTTGCATTCTTTTAACTGGGAATTGCCTCGTGGAGAGAAAATGGATCTTGCAGAGAAGTTTGGAATTGTTCTTAAGAAAAAGATTCCACTAGTTGCCATTCCTACCCCAAGGTTATTGGATCGCTCACTATATGAGTAA